The following are from one region of the Jeongeupia sp. USM3 genome:
- a CDS encoding helix-turn-helix domain-containing protein, whose product MDAIDVKALQQTIGKAIARRRQAAGLTQEQVAERLKIGNEAVSRIERGKGMPTVARLAELAAIFDCDIADLLHEVSPRAQDQAQHLDRLLDRLTAQDRAMVVDLVERLATGLRQRTTR is encoded by the coding sequence ATGGACGCGATCGACGTCAAGGCCCTGCAACAGACCATCGGCAAAGCCATTGCCCGGCGCCGGCAGGCGGCCGGACTGACCCAGGAACAGGTCGCCGAACGGCTGAAGATCGGCAACGAAGCCGTGTCGCGGATCGAGCGCGGCAAAGGCATGCCGACCGTGGCGCGACTGGCCGAACTGGCGGCGATCTTCGACTGCGACATCGCAGACCTGTTGCACGAGGTCAGCCCGCGGGCGCAGGATCAGGCGCAACACCTGGACCGATTGCTCGATCGACTCACCGCACAGGACCGCGCGATGGTGGTCGATCTGGTGGAACGGCTGGCGACAGGACTGCGCCAGCGCACAACGCGATAA